The proteins below are encoded in one region of Kogia breviceps isolate mKogBre1 chromosome 8, mKogBre1 haplotype 1, whole genome shotgun sequence:
- the PPP2R2A gene encoding serine/threonine-protein phosphatase 2A 55 kDa regulatory subunit B alpha isoform isoform X2, giving the protein MDLMVEASPRRIFANAHTYHINSISINSDYETYLSADDLRINLWHLEITDRSFNIVDIKPANMEELTEVITAAEFHPNSCNTFVYSSSKGTIRLCDMRASALCDRHSKLFEEPEDPSNRSFFSEIISSISDVKFSHSGRYMMTRDYLSVKIWDLNMENRPVETYQVHEYLRSKLCSLYENDCIFDKFECCWNGSDSVVMTGSYNNFFRMFDRNTKRDITLEASRENNKPRTVLKPRKVCASGKRKKDEISVDSLDFNKKILHTAWHPKENIIAVATTNNLYIFQDKVN; this is encoded by the exons ATGGATCTAATGGTTGAGGCCAGTCCACGACGAATATTTGCCAATGCTCATACATATCACATCAACTCAATTTCTATTAATAGTGATTATGAAACGTATTTATCTGCAGATGATTTGCGGATTAATCTTTGGCACCTGGAAATTACAGACAGGAGTTTTA ACATTGTGGATATCAAGCCTGCCAATATGGAGGAGCTGACAGAGGTGATTACAGCAGCAGAATTCCATCCAAACAGTTGTAACACATTTGTATACAGCAGCAGTAAAGGAACTATTCGGTTATGTGACATGAGGGCATCTGCCCTCTGTGATAGGCATTCTAAAC tgTTTGAAGAACCTGAAGATCCGAGTAACaggtcttttttttctgaaatcatCTCTTCAATTTCTGATGTAAAATTCAGCCATAGTGGTCGATATATGATGACTAGAGACTATTTGTCAGTCAAAATTTGGGACTTAAATATGGAAAACAGGCCTGTGGAAACATACCAG gtGCATGAATACCTCAGAAGTAAACTTTGTTCACTATATGAAAATGACTGCATATTTGACAAATTTGAATGTTGTTGGAATGGATCTGACAG TGTTGTCATGACTGGATCTTACAATAATTTCTTCAGAATGTTTGACCGGAACACAAAGCGAGACATAACCCTAGAAGCATCACGGGAAAACAATAAACCTCGCACAGTTCTGAAGCCACGCAAAGTGTGTGCAAGTGGCAAGCGAAAGAAAGATGAAATAAGCGTTGACAGCCTAGACTTCAACAAGAAAATACTTCATACAGCCTGGCACCCCAAGGAAAATATCATTGCTGTAGCTACTACAAACAATCTGTATATATTTCAAGACAAAGTGAATTAG